The proteins below come from a single Thermopolyspora flexuosa genomic window:
- a CDS encoding DUF1707 and FHA domain-containing protein, with protein MGSTLPPVRASDGDRERAINELRERAVEGRLSHETFLGRVDQALRAQSRGELEELVADLPPRGRWRRRITEAVSSLSDLTTRIETAWRRPRLPRLALPADARTRYVVGRGANCDLVLSDLTVSRVHAELRRENDEWVVVDLGSLNGTRLNGWRLVGPAKVRPGDEVSFGDCAFLISQPV; from the coding sequence ATGGGCTCGACGCTTCCTCCCGTTCGCGCGTCCGACGGAGACCGCGAGCGTGCGATCAATGAGCTCCGCGAACGCGCCGTGGAGGGCCGCTTATCGCATGAGACCTTCCTGGGCCGGGTGGACCAGGCGCTGCGCGCCCAGAGCCGCGGCGAGCTGGAGGAGCTCGTCGCCGACCTGCCGCCGCGCGGCCGCTGGCGCCGCCGGATCACCGAGGCGGTCTCCTCGCTGTCCGACCTGACCACGCGCATCGAGACCGCCTGGCGCCGGCCCCGCCTGCCCCGTCTCGCGCTGCCCGCCGACGCGCGCACCCGCTACGTGGTCGGCCGCGGCGCGAACTGCGACCTCGTGCTCTCCGACCTCACCGTCTCCCGGGTGCACGCCGAGCTGCGCCGGGAGAACGACGAGTGGGTCGTCGTCGACCTCGGCTCGCTCAACGGCACCCGGCTCAACGGGTGGCGCCTCGTCGGCCCGGCCAAGGTGCGCCCCGGCGACGAGGTCTCCTTCGGCGACTGCGCCTTCCTCATCTCCCAGCCGGTCTGA
- a CDS encoding 2-hydroxyacid dehydrogenase — MRIWVPSQAAADVLADLPEVECVVFDGTTPPPEGAEKVEVFIPPLSPSYDVPALFAKMTSLRLVQTVSAGVEPYLPHLPEGVTLCNARGVHDAGTAEWAVGAMLAMLRDFPRFADRQRKGIWDYHYTDALADSTVLIIGYGSIGQALERRLAPFEVNVIRVARTARQGPDGRVVHGQDELPGLLPLADVVVLLVPQTPDTRRMVDAGFLARMKDGAVLVNAARGSVVDTDALLDELSAGRLRAALDVTDPEPLPPDHPLWRAPGIMITPHVAGCTPASQRRVLSLIRSQMLRYLSGEPLRNVITGSY; from the coding sequence ATGAGGATCTGGGTCCCCTCCCAAGCCGCCGCGGATGTGCTCGCCGACCTGCCGGAAGTGGAGTGCGTGGTGTTCGACGGCACCACGCCGCCGCCGGAGGGCGCCGAAAAGGTGGAGGTGTTCATCCCTCCGCTCTCCCCCAGCTATGACGTCCCAGCCCTGTTCGCCAAGATGACCTCGCTCCGTCTGGTGCAGACGGTCAGCGCGGGCGTCGAGCCGTACCTGCCGCACCTGCCGGAGGGCGTGACCCTGTGCAACGCCCGCGGCGTGCACGACGCGGGCACGGCCGAGTGGGCGGTGGGCGCGATGCTCGCCATGCTCCGCGACTTCCCCCGCTTCGCCGACCGGCAGCGCAAGGGGATCTGGGACTACCACTACACCGACGCGCTCGCCGACTCCACCGTGCTCATCATCGGGTACGGCTCGATCGGGCAGGCGCTGGAGCGCCGGCTCGCCCCGTTCGAGGTGAACGTGATCCGGGTCGCGCGTACGGCCCGGCAGGGGCCGGACGGGCGGGTCGTGCACGGCCAGGACGAGCTGCCCGGCCTGCTCCCGCTCGCCGACGTGGTGGTGCTGCTCGTGCCGCAGACTCCGGACACCCGGCGCATGGTCGACGCCGGCTTCCTCGCCCGGATGAAGGACGGCGCGGTGCTCGTCAACGCCGCCCGGGGCTCGGTGGTCGACACCGACGCGCTGCTCGACGAGCTGAGTGCGGGGCGGCTGCGGGCCGCGCTCGACGTCACCGATCCCGAGCCGCTGCCGCCGGACCATCCGCTGTGGCGGGCGCCCGGTATCATGATCACGCCGCATGTGGCCGGCTGCACCCCGGCCTCGCAGCGGCGCGTGCTCTCGCTGATCCGGTCTCAGATGCTGAGATACCTGTCCGGGGAGCCGCTGCGCAACGTGATCACCGGGTCGTACTGA
- a CDS encoding putative bifunctional diguanylate cyclase/phosphodiesterase — protein sequence MNAWRDLRVPLTAAGFGAAGIAAALVLGGASSPVVAVAAGVIGLLAAVCLLAVAGRIGAGQRTEAPSWRWLAIGTVVWLLGAGVRPFAEGTAYVVTFADLLLAGGVGLLAIGSATGATWPPPGRGVLRIASDAYLSAAALFVLGWMPWLGGVYRAADDPGVVYPELVLPVVCLLAACTAAAVAVPPDSGASPGARAGVAVLAAITVAEAANAAARIAGEPPPVLPALLTPAAFLLLAVVAARARRERPRRSWSVPHWVAAAVPLALVGAATVLLAAGMLTGGLETDAAALPIVVATMVLVLLLRVFVTAVASMSLRHQLDAAERRLRGLAENAGDLVLVCDLEGVIQEIDPGVEETYGYRPDQLVGNTIFEYVHSEDAPAVQNALATFDEEAAERQGACRIECRIRAADGTWRPTEAVALRDGRAEDHILVSVRDVSDHVALQNQVAHLTFHDGVTGLPNRAYFEERTREVLARPFPSGTAVIFLDLDGFTAVNDSVGHASGDYLLGQAARRLRAAVGGDATLARWGGDEFAVLVEGDGQNALDLAERLVGAVAAEPFRVADRDVALTASVGVAFADEDTPAGDLIRNADVAMAKAKQQGGRRVEVFATQMHADVVRRLEFAADLQRALAEKQFSVEYQPVVDLATGRVTAVEALVRWWRGGAFVPPEQFLGAAEDTGVIVPMGEWILHEACRRVAEWRASDAEIGLSVNLSRRQINAPRFIDTVRAALDESGLPPGALTLEVIEEMLVEKDTETLARLAELRSLGVRLAIDDFGTGYASLAFLRQVPVDMIKIDPSFVAGLGRDETLTLLTRAIVRLGNDLGLTVVAEGIERSEQLDLLREMGCSHGQGFHVGRPMGAPGVDTLMRTTLAGLQNTA from the coding sequence TTGAACGCCTGGCGTGACCTGAGGGTCCCGCTGACCGCCGCGGGCTTCGGTGCGGCGGGGATCGCCGCCGCCCTGGTCCTGGGCGGGGCGTCCTCGCCGGTGGTCGCCGTCGCCGCCGGGGTCATCGGGCTGCTCGCCGCGGTGTGCCTGCTCGCGGTCGCCGGTCGCATCGGCGCGGGGCAGCGCACCGAGGCGCCGTCCTGGCGCTGGCTCGCCATCGGCACGGTCGTCTGGCTGCTCGGCGCCGGGGTACGGCCGTTCGCCGAGGGCACCGCCTACGTCGTGACCTTCGCCGACCTGCTGCTCGCGGGCGGCGTGGGCCTGCTCGCGATCGGGAGCGCCACCGGCGCCACCTGGCCGCCGCCCGGGCGCGGCGTGCTCCGCATCGCCAGTGACGCCTATCTCAGCGCCGCGGCGCTGTTCGTGCTCGGCTGGATGCCGTGGCTCGGCGGGGTGTACCGGGCCGCCGACGACCCCGGCGTGGTCTACCCCGAGCTCGTGCTGCCCGTGGTCTGCCTGCTCGCCGCCTGCACCGCGGCGGCCGTCGCGGTGCCCCCGGACTCGGGCGCGAGCCCGGGCGCCCGGGCCGGCGTCGCGGTCCTCGCCGCGATCACCGTCGCCGAGGCGGCGAACGCCGCGGCCCGCATCGCCGGGGAGCCGCCGCCGGTGTTACCCGCCCTGCTCACGCCCGCGGCCTTCCTGCTGCTCGCCGTGGTGGCGGCGCGGGCACGGCGGGAACGGCCCCGGCGCTCCTGGTCGGTGCCGCACTGGGTGGCCGCCGCGGTCCCGCTCGCCCTGGTGGGCGCGGCCACCGTGCTGCTCGCCGCCGGCATGCTCACCGGCGGCCTGGAGACCGACGCGGCGGCGCTGCCGATCGTGGTCGCCACGATGGTGCTCGTGCTGCTGCTGCGGGTGTTCGTCACCGCGGTGGCGAGCATGAGCCTGCGCCACCAGCTCGACGCGGCCGAGCGGCGGCTGCGCGGCCTCGCCGAGAACGCCGGCGACCTCGTGCTCGTGTGCGACCTCGAGGGCGTGATCCAGGAGATCGACCCGGGCGTCGAGGAGACCTACGGGTACCGGCCCGACCAGCTCGTCGGCAACACGATCTTCGAGTACGTGCACTCCGAGGACGCCCCGGCCGTGCAGAACGCGCTCGCCACGTTCGACGAGGAGGCGGCCGAACGGCAGGGCGCCTGCCGGATCGAGTGCCGGATCCGCGCCGCCGACGGCACCTGGCGGCCCACCGAGGCGGTGGCGCTGCGGGACGGCCGCGCCGAGGACCACATCCTCGTCTCGGTGCGGGACGTGAGCGACCACGTGGCGCTGCAGAACCAGGTCGCCCACCTCACCTTCCACGACGGGGTGACCGGCCTGCCGAACCGGGCCTACTTCGAGGAGCGCACCCGCGAGGTGCTCGCCCGGCCGTTTCCGTCCGGCACCGCGGTGATCTTCCTCGACCTCGACGGGTTCACCGCGGTGAACGACTCGGTCGGCCACGCCAGCGGCGACTACCTGCTCGGCCAGGCGGCGCGCCGGCTGCGCGCCGCGGTGGGCGGGGACGCCACCCTCGCCCGGTGGGGCGGCGACGAGTTCGCCGTGCTCGTCGAGGGCGACGGGCAGAACGCGCTCGACCTCGCCGAGCGGCTGGTCGGCGCGGTCGCCGCGGAGCCGTTCCGGGTCGCCGACCGCGACGTGGCGCTCACCGCGAGCGTCGGGGTGGCGTTCGCCGACGAGGACACGCCCGCCGGCGACCTCATCCGCAACGCCGACGTGGCGATGGCGAAGGCCAAGCAGCAGGGCGGCCGCCGGGTGGAGGTGTTCGCCACCCAGATGCACGCCGACGTGGTACGCCGCCTGGAGTTCGCCGCAGACCTGCAGCGGGCGCTCGCCGAGAAGCAGTTCTCCGTGGAGTACCAGCCGGTGGTGGACCTCGCCACCGGGCGGGTCACCGCCGTGGAGGCGCTGGTGCGCTGGTGGCGCGGCGGCGCGTTCGTACCGCCCGAGCAGTTCCTCGGCGCGGCCGAGGACACCGGCGTGATCGTGCCGATGGGGGAGTGGATCCTGCACGAGGCCTGCCGCAGGGTCGCCGAGTGGCGCGCCTCCGACGCGGAGATCGGGCTGTCGGTCAACCTCTCCCGGCGGCAGATCAACGCGCCGCGGTTCATCGACACGGTGCGCGCCGCGCTCGACGAGAGCGGGCTGCCGCCGGGCGCGCTCACCCTCGAGGTGATCGAGGAGATGCTCGTCGAGAAGGACACCGAGACCCTCGCCCGGCTCGCCGAGCTGCGCTCGCTGGGGGTACGGCTCGCCATCGACGACTTCGGCACCGGCTACGCCTCGCTCGCCTTCCTGCGCCAGGTCCCGGTCGACATGATCAAGATCGACCCGTCGTTCGTGGCGGGCCTCGGCCGCGACGAGACGCTCACCCTGCTCACCCGGGCGATCGTACGGCTCGGCAACGACCTCGGCCTCACCGTGGTGGCCGAGGGCATCGAACGCTCCGAGCAGCTCGACCTGCTGCGCGAGATGGGCTGCAGCCACGGGCAGGGCTTCCACGTCGGCCGCCCGATGGGCGCACCCGGAGTGGACACGCTGATGCGCACCACGCTCGCGGGACTGCAGAACACCGCCTGA
- the ilvN gene encoding acetolactate synthase small subunit encodes MSKHTLSVLVENRPGVLARVASLFSRRGFNIHSLAVGPTEHDEISRMTIVVNVEDQPLEQVTKQLNKLVNVLKIVELDPAQSVQRELMLIKVRADAESRSHVLELVQLFRARCVDVAPDAVTIEVTGTADKLDAFIRVLEPFGIKELVQSGMVAIGRGSRSITDRSLRALDRSA; translated from the coding sequence GTGAGCAAGCACACGCTCTCGGTGCTCGTGGAGAACAGGCCGGGTGTGCTCGCGAGGGTGGCCTCGCTGTTCAGCCGGCGCGGGTTCAACATCCACTCGCTCGCGGTCGGGCCGACCGAGCACGACGAGATCTCGCGGATGACGATCGTCGTCAACGTCGAGGACCAGCCGCTCGAGCAGGTGACCAAGCAGCTCAACAAGCTGGTCAACGTGCTCAAGATCGTGGAGCTCGACCCGGCGCAGTCCGTGCAGCGCGAGCTCATGCTGATCAAGGTGCGGGCCGACGCGGAGAGCCGGTCCCACGTGCTCGAGCTGGTCCAGCTGTTTAGGGCGCGCTGCGTGGACGTCGCGCCCGACGCGGTCACCATCGAGGTCACCGGCACCGCCGACAAGCTCGACGCGTTCATCCGCGTGCTGGAGCCGTTCGGCATCAAGGAGCTGGTGCAGAGTGGCATGGTGGCGATCGGACGCGGCTCGCGCTCCATCACCGACCGCTCGCTCCGGGCGCTCGACCGATCGGCATAA
- the ilvC gene encoding ketol-acid reductoisomerase: MFYDDQADLSIIQGRHVAVLGYGSQGHAHALSLRDSGVDVRVGLPEGSKSREKAEQDGLRVLTPAEAAEEADLIMILAPDHVQRQLYAEHVAPNLVEGDALFFGHGLNIRYGLIQPPAGVDVAMVAPKGPGHLVRRQFTAGRGVPCLVAVEKDATGNAWPLTLSYAKAIGGTRAGALKTTFKEETETDLFGEQAVLCGGISELIKAGFETLVEAGYQPEVAYFECLHEMKLIVDLMYEGGISKMYWSVSDTAEYGGHSRGHRLINAETKKEMRRILDEIQDGRFADELVKEFDGGQQNFRRYREALAEHPIEKTGQKLRPMMSWLKNADD; encoded by the coding sequence ATCTTCTACGACGACCAGGCCGACCTGTCGATCATCCAGGGCCGGCACGTGGCCGTTCTCGGGTACGGCAGCCAGGGCCACGCCCACGCGCTCTCGCTGCGCGACTCGGGCGTGGACGTGCGGGTGGGCCTGCCCGAGGGCTCCAAGAGCCGCGAGAAGGCCGAGCAGGACGGCCTGCGGGTGCTCACCCCCGCCGAGGCGGCCGAGGAGGCCGACCTCATCATGATCCTGGCGCCGGACCACGTGCAGCGGCAGCTCTACGCCGAGCACGTGGCGCCGAACCTCGTCGAGGGTGACGCGCTGTTCTTCGGGCACGGCCTCAACATCCGCTACGGCCTCATCCAGCCGCCGGCGGGTGTGGACGTCGCGATGGTCGCCCCGAAGGGCCCCGGCCACCTCGTCCGCCGCCAGTTCACCGCCGGCCGCGGCGTACCCTGCCTGGTCGCGGTGGAGAAGGACGCCACCGGCAACGCCTGGCCGCTCACCCTGTCGTACGCCAAGGCGATCGGCGGCACCCGGGCGGGCGCGCTGAAGACCACCTTCAAGGAGGAGACCGAGACCGACCTGTTCGGTGAGCAGGCGGTGCTCTGCGGCGGCATCTCCGAGCTGATCAAGGCGGGCTTCGAGACCCTGGTCGAGGCCGGCTACCAGCCGGAGGTGGCCTACTTCGAGTGCCTCCACGAGATGAAGCTCATCGTCGACCTCATGTACGAGGGCGGCATCTCCAAGATGTACTGGTCGGTCTCGGACACCGCCGAGTACGGCGGCCACTCGCGCGGCCACCGGCTGATCAACGCCGAGACCAAGAAGGAGATGCGCCGCATCCTCGACGAGATCCAGGACGGCCGCTTCGCCGACGAGCTGGTCAAGGAGTTCGACGGCGGCCAGCAGAACTTCCGTCGCTACCGCGAGGCGCTGGCCGAGCACCCGATCGAGAAGACCGGCCAGAAGCTGCGCCCGATGATGAGCTGGCTCAAGAACGCCGACGACTGA
- a CDS encoding PadR family transcriptional regulator, with protein MSTRHAFLALLAQGPRHGYRLRVDFEASTGATRPLNIGQVYTTLNRLERDGLVTAGEEDEQGRVVYAITEAGRRELERWFDTPVVPADRPRDELVVKLAMAVTTPGVDVRAVIRRQRTATMRRLQELTMAKREGERTGRHGTAYRLVLDSLIFQTEAEQRWLDHCEALLLAPGPPTQRQTNEEER; from the coding sequence ATGTCGACCAGGCATGCCTTCCTCGCCCTCCTCGCCCAAGGGCCGCGCCACGGCTACCGGCTCCGTGTCGATTTCGAGGCGTCGACGGGGGCGACCCGGCCGCTCAACATCGGCCAGGTCTACACGACGCTCAACCGGCTGGAGCGGGACGGCCTGGTGACGGCGGGCGAGGAGGACGAGCAGGGCCGGGTCGTCTACGCGATCACCGAGGCCGGCCGCAGGGAGCTGGAGCGGTGGTTCGACACCCCCGTGGTGCCCGCCGACCGGCCGCGCGACGAGCTGGTGGTGAAGCTCGCCATGGCGGTCACCACGCCCGGCGTCGACGTCCGGGCGGTGATCCGCAGGCAGCGCACCGCGACCATGCGCCGGCTGCAGGAGCTCACCATGGCCAAGCGCGAGGGCGAGCGCACCGGCCGCCACGGCACCGCGTACCGGCTCGTGCTCGACTCCCTGATCTTCCAGACCGAGGCCGAGCAGCGCTGGCTCGACCACTGCGAGGCGCTGCTGCTCGCCCCCGGTCCGCCGACCCAGAGGCAGACGAACGAGGAGGAGCGATGA
- a CDS encoding ABC transporter ATP-binding protein, whose amino-acid sequence MTPAPGPPESPPLRLTEVSRVYGTGATAVPALRGVSLDVAAGELVAVMGPSGSGKSTLLNLAGGLDRPTSGTVTTCGVDLGTLRPAELAALRRRHVGYVFQDFNLIPSLTAAENVMLPRELDGVRAAAARREALAALEEVGVAHAADRFPEELSGGERQRVAIARSLVGERRVILADEPTGALDTPAGDEILRLLRGRSDAGAAVLLVTHEARYAGWADRVVFLQDGTVADVTEATPIGGGR is encoded by the coding sequence ATGACGCCCGCACCCGGTCCGCCGGAGTCGCCGCCGCTGCGGCTCACCGAGGTCTCCCGCGTGTACGGCACGGGCGCCACGGCCGTGCCCGCCCTGCGCGGGGTGAGCCTGGACGTCGCCGCGGGCGAGCTCGTCGCGGTGATGGGGCCGTCCGGATCCGGCAAGTCCACGCTGCTCAACCTGGCGGGCGGGCTCGACCGCCCCACCTCCGGCACGGTCACCACCTGCGGCGTCGACCTCGGCACGCTGCGGCCCGCCGAGCTCGCCGCGCTGCGCCGCAGGCACGTCGGCTACGTGTTCCAGGACTTCAACCTGATCCCGTCGCTCACCGCCGCGGAGAACGTCATGCTGCCCCGTGAGCTCGACGGGGTGCGCGCCGCGGCGGCGCGGCGCGAGGCGCTCGCCGCGCTGGAGGAGGTCGGCGTGGCGCACGCCGCCGACCGGTTCCCCGAGGAGCTCTCCGGCGGCGAGCGGCAGCGGGTGGCGATCGCCCGCTCGCTCGTCGGCGAGCGCCGCGTCATCCTCGCGGACGAGCCGACCGGCGCGCTCGACACCCCGGCGGGGGACGAGATCCTGCGGCTGCTGCGCGGCCGCAGCGACGCCGGGGCCGCGGTGCTGCTCGTCACCCACGAGGCGCGGTACGCCGGATGGGCCGACCGCGTGGTGTTCCTGCAGGACGGCACGGTGGCCGACGTCACCGAGGCCACGCCGATCGGGGGCGGGCGGTGA